One genomic segment of Oncorhynchus masou masou isolate Uvic2021 chromosome 16, UVic_Omas_1.1, whole genome shotgun sequence includes these proteins:
- the LOC135557692 gene encoding nuclear receptor coactivator 7-like isoform X2, translating into MTHTKVIFDPGSVLVPAACDMFQDGDSSGRSVRPLGRVLSPPSEDESLATVKFIKMSCNYFTDGMGVVGGVMIVTPNNIMFDPHKSDPLVIEHGCEEYGLLCPMEEVVSVALYDDISHMKLKDALPLPGEWEELPSERDLHPFSRYEALDPKRPIVLDDINSALSETVIARAECDPADKSPSDECFTELELPLKWSAEEPKSGSRPPASATSSNQQGEPPGSNTPKRAKSQDHSPSDSVPLTSQRGEEEDEGLVQNRSIEDMTESLPVSSETEKDGELLKEKPASLATGQGQDDNSTGQLVNGVSIREQSESAMDQNRKLSFSETAEALGKCISWEPSPAGELQNGPMIEGLSEEEKRKRSNKAEVKSWLLERMQAPIQNMLLSTERKSKTPPMFLCLKVGKPMRKSFVFSRSSSPAHTRGKQPEYWFAVPQERVDHLYAFFVQWSPDVYGKVAREQGFVVVEKDELNMIDNFFSDPVTPHSWEIITINEATRRQTFGSYEGEEPLGDLLPMLSDPSTLLQDTHIEKLACRLPARVQGYPWRLAYSTAEHGTSLKTLYRSLLDVDSPVLLVIKDMDNQLFGGYSTHPFRVSEHCYGTGETFLFSFCPEIKMYRWTGENSYFVKGNIDSLQMGGGGGQIGLWVDADLYHGTTSSCATFHNQPLATQKDFTIHSVEVWAFE; encoded by the exons ATGACCCACACTAAAGTAATCTTTGATCCTGGTTCTGTGCTTGTCCCTGCTGCCTGTGATATGTTTCAGGATGGAGACTCCAGCGGCAGGTCAGTAAGACCATTAGGACGGGTGCTGTCGCCACCGTCCGAGGACGAGAGCCTCGCCACGGTCAAGTTCATTAAGATGAGCTGCAACTACTTTACTGACGGGATG GGTGTGGTGGGAGGGGTGATGATCGTGACGCCCAACAACATCATGTTTGACCCTCACAAGTCGGATCCCCTGGTGATTGAGCACGGCTGTGAGGAGTACGGCCTGCTCTGCcccatggaggaggtggtgtctGTGGCCCTCTACGACGACATCTCCCACATGAAGCTCAAGGACGCGTTGCCGTT GCCCGGGGAGTGGGAGGAGCTGCCCTCAGAGCGCGACCTTCACCCCTTTAGCCGCTACGAGGCGCTGGACCCCAAACGACCCATCGTCCTGGACGACATCAACTCTGCCCTGTCAGAGACTG TCATAGCGAGAGCAGAGTGTGATCCAGCGGACAAGTCTCCATCAGATGAGTGTTTCACAGAGCTGGAGCTTCCATTGAAATGGAGCGCAGAGGAACCGAAGAGCGGATCCAGACCACCTGCCAGTGCTACAAGCTCGAACCAGCAAGGAGAGCCTCCTGGATCTAATACCCCTAAACGGGCAAAGTCCCAGGACCATTCCCCCTCTGACTCAGTCCCACTGACCtcgcagagaggggaggaggaggatgaaggacTGGTACAGAACAGATCCATTGAGGACATGACAGAATCACTGCCCGTCTCATCAGAGACTGAGAAAGATGGTGAACTCTTGAAGGAGAAGCCTGCTAGCCTAGCCACAGGCCAAGGCCAAGACGACAACTCTACAGGGCAACTAGTGAACGGAGTTAGCATTAGAGAACAATCAGAATCCGCAATGGACCAAAACAGGAAGCTGAGCTTCAGTGAGACCGCTGAGGCCCTGGGAAAATGTATTTCTTGGGAACCCAGCCCTGCAGGCGAGCTGCAGAACGGACCAAtgatagaggggctgagtgaagAAGAGAAGCGGAAGAGGAGCAACAAAGCGGAGGTGAAGTCCTGGCTGCTGGAGCGGATGCAGGCGCCCATCCAAA ACATGCTTCTGTCCACGGAGAGGAAGAGTAAGACCCCTCCCATGTTCCTTTGCCTCAAGGTGGGCAAGCCCATGAGGAAGTCCTTCGTCTTTAGCCGGTCATCCAGCCCCGCTCACACGAGAGGAAAGCAGCCGGAATACTGGTTTGCTGTGCCccaggagag GGTGGACCACCTATATGCGTTTTTTGTCCAATGGTCTCCTGACGTGTACGGTAAGGTGGCCAGGGAGCAGGGCTTCGTGGTCGTGGAGAAGGACGAGCTCAACATGATCGATAACTTCTTTAGTGACCCCGTGACCCCTCACAGCTGGGAG ATCATCACCATCAACGAGGCGACGCGCAGGCAGACTTTTGGCAGTTACGAAGGGGAGGAGCCTTTGGGGGATCTACTGCCCATGCTCAGTGACCCTAGCACTCTGTTACAGGACACACACATAGAGAAG cttgCGTGTCGGCTGCCGGCGCGGGTGCAGGGGTATCCATGGAGACTGGCTTACAGTACGGCAGAACACGGGACCAGCTTAAAGACACTGTACAGGAGCCTATTGGATGTGGACAGCCCTGTGCTACTGGTCATCAAAGACATGGACAACCAG TTGTTTGGGGGATACTCTACCCATCCTTTCAGAGTAAGTGAGCATTGCTATGGCACGGGAGAGACCTTCCTCTTCAGCTTCTGCCCTGAGATCAAG ATGTACCGCTGGACTGGGGAGAACTCCTACTTTGTTAAAGGCAACATAGATTCTCTTcaaatgggaggaggagg